A part of Melittangium boletus DSM 14713 genomic DNA contains:
- the fliQ gene encoding flagellar biosynthesis protein FliQ, translating into MHQLNSILQQALFLVLIVSAPPVLMSLLVGFLISVFQATTQIQEQTLSFAPKVIAVFGVLALVGPWIGSQLVRFTFHVFDQFPAIIR; encoded by the coding sequence ATGCACCAGCTCAACTCCATCCTGCAGCAGGCCCTCTTCCTCGTGCTCATCGTCTCCGCGCCGCCGGTGCTGATGAGCTTGCTCGTGGGCTTCCTCATCTCCGTGTTCCAGGCCACCACGCAGATCCAGGAGCAGACGCTCTCGTTCGCGCCCAAGGTCATCGCCGTGTTCGGCGTGCTGGCGCTCGTGGGTCCGTGGATCGGCAGTCAGCTCGTGCGCTTCACCTTCCACGTGTTCGACCAGTTCCCGGCCATCATCCGATGA
- a CDS encoding flagellar biosynthetic protein FliR, giving the protein MNVQEVIARLTEQANLSLVIFTMGLLLCRIMPVLVLSPFLGGEVVPTEIKMGVGVMLSAVLFPAVSPRMGAIPTSAFPYIGLMLKEIFIGVCLATLVSTVFEAARVAGNITDTMSGSNNAQLYVPQLGQQVTLFSNLKVQLAVVLFLTLNGHHLVIQALAESFIVVPLDKFPRYSEGEWAFFELFIRSFANLLKISLALAAPTMLAAFLTDMALGAINRVAPQVQVFFISMAIKPLVGVVIVFMSLSLIMGRMQVEFSAMVALLRNAIRLLG; this is encoded by the coding sequence ATGAACGTCCAAGAGGTCATTGCCCGGCTGACGGAGCAGGCCAACCTCTCGCTCGTCATCTTCACCATGGGCCTCTTGCTGTGCCGGATCATGCCGGTCCTGGTGCTCTCGCCCTTCCTGGGCGGCGAGGTGGTGCCCACGGAAATCAAGATGGGCGTGGGCGTCATGCTCTCCGCGGTGCTGTTTCCCGCGGTCAGTCCGCGCATGGGCGCCATTCCCACGAGCGCGTTCCCCTACATCGGGTTGATGCTCAAGGAGATCTTCATCGGCGTGTGCCTGGCCACCCTCGTGAGCACGGTCTTCGAGGCCGCGCGCGTGGCGGGCAACATCACCGACACCATGTCGGGCAGCAACAACGCCCAGCTCTACGTGCCGCAGCTGGGCCAGCAGGTGACGCTCTTCTCCAACCTCAAGGTGCAGCTGGCGGTGGTGCTGTTCCTCACGCTCAATGGCCACCACCTGGTCATCCAGGCGCTCGCCGAGAGCTTCATCGTCGTGCCGCTGGACAAGTTCCCGCGCTACTCCGAGGGGGAGTGGGCCTTCTTCGAGCTGTTCATCCGCTCCTTCGCCAACCTCTTGAAGATCTCCCTCGCGCTCGCCGCGCCCACCATGCTGGCCGCCTTCCTCACGGACATGGCCCTGGGCGCCATCAACCGCGTGGCGCCCCAGGTCCAGGTGTTCTTCATCTCCATGGCCATCAAGCCGCTGGTGGGCGTCGTCATCGTCTTCATGTCCCTGAGCCTCATCATGGGACGCATGCAGGTGGAGTTCTCCGCCATGGTGGCCCTGCTTCGTAACGCCATCCGTCTGCTCGGCTGA
- a CDS encoding tetratricopeptide repeat protein produces the protein MANSDSDASKPDLLERAMQGFQMYEQGRYDDARVIFEDLAEKDPSEGYYHTALGAISLAMDGFDKALDYFNQALHLNAEDTAALINRGEVHLRLGNILEAAHDFARVVDLDPENKDPLTERARVLAQAALQSAEEAQRDAGSEAHKG, from the coding sequence ATGGCGAACTCCGACTCCGATGCATCGAAACCCGACCTGCTCGAGCGGGCGATGCAGGGTTTCCAGATGTACGAGCAGGGGCGGTATGACGACGCCCGCGTCATCTTCGAGGACCTGGCGGAGAAGGATCCTTCCGAGGGCTACTACCACACGGCGCTCGGAGCCATCTCGCTGGCCATGGATGGGTTCGACAAGGCATTGGACTACTTCAATCAGGCCCTCCACCTGAATGCCGAGGACACGGCCGCGCTGATCAACCGGGGCGAGGTGCACCTGCGCCTGGGCAACATCCTGGAGGCGGCCCACGACTTCGCGCGCGTCGTGGATCTGGACCCCGAGAACAAGGATCCGCTGACCGAGCGGGCGAGGGTGCTGGCCCAGGCGGCCCTCCAGAGCGCCGAGGAGGCCCAGCGCGACGCCGGGAGCGAGGCCCACAAGGGCTAG
- a CDS encoding EscU/YscU/HrcU family type III secretion system export apparatus switch protein, with product MNDDVEMAIALKYDKEKDVAPRIVAKGLRLKAEKIREIAKQYNIPLMKNVPLANALYRVDVGQEVPEELYDAVAEILNFIYELQREQAGVKR from the coding sequence ATGAATGACGATGTCGAGATGGCGATCGCGCTCAAGTACGACAAGGAAAAGGACGTCGCGCCGCGCATCGTGGCCAAGGGGCTGCGCCTCAAGGCGGAGAAGATCCGGGAGATCGCCAAGCAGTACAACATCCCCCTGATGAAGAACGTGCCGCTGGCCAACGCCCTCTATCGCGTGGACGTGGGCCAGGAGGTTCCCGAGGAGCTGTACGACGCGGTCGCGGAAATCCTCAACTTCATCTACGAGTTGCAGCGCGAGCAGGCAGGCGTCAAACGCTAG
- the sctU gene encoding type III secretion system export apparatus subunit SctU: protein MSGEKTEEPSQKKLDDARKKGQVWKSKDLTGVFGFLVGLGVVKATWPRVETQITELFHFSFDHIAHPDGIQTATFQLMVMGLNTVILLSLPIVASVAIMGGLLDFLQVGSLFTMDPLMPKLEKLNPIDGIKNLISKKQLVELIKNLAKISIAAYVAYGVVRDTLPLVVETVRRDTTVTLAVMGEMVYRLAVRVGLVFFLFAIFDVWWQRKAYMKDQMMSKEDVKKEYKESEGDPHQKAKRKEMAHELLEGAQMEAVKDADVIVTNPDHVAVALKYDKDKDVAPRVLVKGLDSKAERIKALARERDVPTLRNVPLAHALLRVEVGEEVPEELYDAVAEVLNFVYGLKNNLPDARA from the coding sequence ATGTCCGGCGAGAAGACAGAAGAACCGAGTCAAAAGAAACTCGACGACGCCCGCAAGAAGGGCCAGGTCTGGAAGAGCAAGGATCTGACGGGCGTGTTCGGCTTCCTCGTGGGCCTGGGCGTGGTCAAGGCCACGTGGCCCCGGGTGGAGACGCAGATCACCGAGCTGTTCCACTTCAGCTTCGATCACATCGCCCATCCGGACGGCATCCAGACGGCCACCTTCCAGTTGATGGTCATGGGGCTCAACACCGTCATCCTGCTGTCGCTGCCCATCGTGGCGAGCGTGGCCATCATGGGAGGCCTCCTGGACTTCCTCCAGGTGGGCTCGCTGTTCACGATGGATCCGCTGATGCCCAAGCTGGAGAAGCTCAACCCCATCGACGGCATCAAGAACCTCATCTCCAAGAAGCAGCTCGTCGAGCTCATCAAGAACCTGGCGAAGATCTCCATCGCGGCCTACGTGGCCTACGGCGTGGTGCGTGACACCCTGCCCCTGGTGGTGGAGACGGTCCGCCGCGACACGACCGTCACCCTGGCGGTGATGGGCGAGATGGTCTACCGGCTCGCCGTGCGCGTGGGCCTGGTCTTCTTCCTCTTCGCGATCTTCGACGTCTGGTGGCAGCGCAAGGCGTACATGAAGGATCAGATGATGTCGAAGGAGGACGTGAAGAAGGAATACAAGGAGAGCGAGGGTGACCCGCACCAGAAGGCCAAGCGCAAGGAGATGGCGCACGAGCTGCTGGAGGGCGCGCAGATGGAGGCCGTGAAGGACGCGGACGTCATCGTCACCAACCCGGACCACGTGGCCGTCGCGCTCAAGTACGACAAGGACAAGGACGTGGCGCCCCGGGTGCTCGTCAAGGGTCTGGACTCCAAGGCCGAGCGCATCAAGGCGCTCGCGCGGGAGCGGGACGTGCCCACGCTGCGCAACGTGCCCCTGGCGCACGCGCTCTTGCGCGTGGAGGTGGGTGAGGAAGTCCCCGAGGAGCTGTACGATGCGGTGGCCGAGGTGCTCAACTTCGTCTACGGCTTGAAGAACAACCTTCCCGATGCGCGGGCCTGA
- the sctR gene encoding type III secretion system export apparatus subunit SctR has protein sequence MPWLFAGAVALNPFIALAAKRAGGSPDAPMSVESVSPDSFASRPLVLMLALAALSLVPFVLMMVTSFVKISVVLSIVRSALGTQQIPPTQVITGLAIILTVYIMAPVGQSMYRASEVDILSKGPGLLSSESVGTLLSAASKAKEPLRTFLIKKITPKDRALFFNLAKKMRTTEEDRKELTEQDFMVIVPAFVVSELKEAFQIGFLLFVPFIVIDMVVANILLALGMHMLSPTTISMPFKLLLFVLVDGWYLIAKGLVVGYL, from the coding sequence ATGCCCTGGCTGTTCGCCGGGGCGGTCGCGTTGAATCCGTTCATCGCCCTGGCGGCCAAGCGCGCCGGCGGATCTCCGGACGCGCCCATGTCCGTCGAGTCGGTCAGTCCCGACTCCTTCGCCTCGCGGCCGCTGGTCCTCATGTTGGCGCTGGCCGCGCTGTCGCTCGTCCCCTTCGTGCTGATGATGGTGACGAGCTTCGTGAAGATCTCGGTGGTGCTCTCCATCGTGCGCTCGGCGCTGGGCACCCAGCAGATTCCGCCCACCCAGGTCATCACCGGCCTGGCCATCATCCTCACCGTCTACATCATGGCCCCGGTGGGCCAGTCCATGTACCGGGCCTCGGAGGTGGACATCCTCTCCAAGGGGCCGGGCCTGCTGTCCTCGGAGTCCGTGGGCACCCTGCTCAGCGCGGCCAGCAAGGCCAAGGAGCCCCTGCGCACCTTCCTCATCAAGAAGATCACGCCCAAGGATCGCGCGCTCTTCTTCAACCTGGCCAAGAAGATGCGGACCACGGAGGAGGACCGCAAGGAGCTCACCGAGCAGGACTTCATGGTGATCGTCCCGGCCTTCGTGGTGTCCGAGCTCAAGGAAGCCTTCCAGATAGGCTTCCTGCTCTTCGTGCCCTTCATCGTCATCGACATGGTGGTGGCCAACATCCTGCTGGCGCTGGGCATGCACATGTTGTCGCCCACCACCATCTCCATGCCCTTCAAGCTGCTGCTCTTCGTCCTCGTCGATGGCTGGTACCTCATCGCCAAGGGCCTGGTCGTCGGCTACCTGTGA
- a CDS encoding SycD/LcrH family type III secretion system chaperone, with protein sequence MAGPSGSNDEAKLAAQLQRWAEGKATLRDVRGYTDEELYAIARTAYVFFYQGRVSEARTLFQGLYAINPADPYFAKALGVVEMASGNSQGALAAYDVALKLDARDAQAYVGRAEVRLSLGHKPQAVEDLRRVASLVPEKEPLAQKAAAMLSALLQR encoded by the coding sequence ATGGCCGGTCCATCGGGCTCGAATGACGAGGCGAAGCTCGCCGCCCAACTGCAGCGCTGGGCGGAGGGCAAGGCGACGTTGCGCGACGTGCGCGGCTATACCGACGAGGAACTCTACGCCATCGCCCGGACGGCCTACGTCTTCTTCTACCAAGGCCGCGTCTCCGAGGCGCGCACGCTCTTCCAGGGGCTCTACGCCATCAATCCGGCGGACCCCTATTTCGCCAAGGCGCTCGGCGTGGTGGAGATGGCCTCGGGCAACTCCCAGGGGGCCCTGGCCGCCTATGACGTCGCCCTCAAGTTGGATGCCCGGGACGCGCAGGCCTACGTGGGACGGGCCGAGGTGCGGTTGTCGCTCGGGCACAAGCCCCAGGCCGTGGAGGACCTGCGTCGCGTCGCGTCGTTGGTCCCGGAGAAGGAGCCCCTGGCGCAGAAAGCCGCGGCCATGCTCTCCGCCCTGCTCCAGCGCTGA
- a CDS encoding SAM-dependent methyltransferase, which yields MELAHAQEIFEQLYSGFSGYDIARNEKERTGLKDAGTTYGEVVPGAFIEVLREADPKPGEVFFDLGSGTGKATILAALAYPFSRVVGIELLPGLGDAARQVLARYDTEVRPRLTPEHQQQRIEFIDGNFLEQDLSSADVLFAHGTCYGPETMAQLTQKLTEMHPGSRVVMAGQTLQSTAFAFVKMKVMRTDWGTALAAVYQRR from the coding sequence ATGGAACTCGCGCACGCCCAGGAAATCTTCGAGCAGCTCTACTCTGGCTTCTCCGGGTACGACATCGCCCGGAATGAAAAGGAACGCACGGGCCTCAAGGACGCGGGGACCACCTACGGAGAAGTGGTGCCCGGTGCCTTCATCGAGGTGCTGCGCGAGGCCGATCCCAAGCCCGGCGAGGTGTTCTTCGATCTCGGCTCGGGCACGGGCAAGGCGACCATCCTCGCGGCGCTCGCCTATCCGTTCAGCCGCGTGGTGGGGATTGAGCTGCTGCCGGGGCTGGGAGACGCGGCCCGCCAGGTGCTCGCCCGCTATGACACGGAGGTGCGCCCGCGCCTGACGCCCGAGCATCAACAGCAGCGCATCGAGTTCATCGACGGAAACTTCCTGGAGCAGGATCTCTCGAGCGCCGACGTGCTGTTCGCCCACGGCACGTGCTACGGCCCGGAAACGATGGCGCAGCTCACCCAGAAGCTCACGGAGATGCACCCGGGCTCGCGGGTCGTCATGGCGGGCCAGACCCTCCAGTCAACGGCCTTCGCCTTCGTGAAGATGAAGGTGATGCGCACGGACTGGGGCACGGCGCTCGCCGCGGTGTACCAGCGCCGGTAG
- a CDS encoding DUF1521 domain-containing protein yields the protein MEINSANRGTSTLAATQNTMLSMTDQLQKAQDLLKDLTAQVATATKGTTATNTATGTTATNAATGTTANQSLDEMYPPRSIKGIFDALVGGGPATPSTPSTGDSSHPGGSLQTGKDGIITTPGGYQIQALSQFEWKVTGPDGKSTRVWGDPHVDEGDGGKWDFKRDSTFVLGDGTRINCSTTDYGNGMTVTKGLEIISGNDRVQITDIDKGKGKTGAVTQDGYAHANSFGGKDVFVMGKETDDWSFTGKEIVGSNNGGESFKLGKELAAGTTQNQGKANSSFFDKLTNLFGQLSKIFESLTKFTKQLEQNNPFEPNRPAQGRGCWVQNRQNQLRTNFEAIGRMMDKFASIQDLNRSVNQQRFRTF from the coding sequence ATGGAAATCAACAGCGCGAATCGTGGTACCAGCACTCTGGCCGCTACGCAGAACACCATGCTGTCCATGACGGACCAGCTGCAGAAGGCGCAGGACCTGCTCAAGGACCTGACCGCGCAGGTCGCCACGGCGACCAAGGGCACCACGGCGACCAACACCGCCACGGGCACCACGGCGACCAACGCCGCCACGGGCACCACCGCCAACCAGTCGCTGGATGAGATGTATCCCCCCCGCTCCATCAAGGGCATCTTCGACGCGCTCGTGGGCGGTGGCCCCGCCACTCCCTCCACGCCCTCGACGGGCGACTCCTCGCACCCGGGCGGCAGCCTGCAGACGGGCAAGGACGGCATCATCACCACGCCGGGCGGCTACCAGATCCAGGCGCTGAGCCAGTTCGAGTGGAAGGTCACCGGTCCGGATGGCAAGAGCACGCGCGTGTGGGGCGACCCGCACGTGGACGAGGGCGACGGCGGCAAGTGGGACTTCAAGCGCGACAGCACCTTCGTGCTCGGTGACGGCACGCGCATCAACTGCTCCACCACCGATTACGGCAATGGCATGACGGTCACCAAGGGCCTGGAGATCATCTCGGGCAACGACCGCGTGCAGATCACCGACATCGACAAGGGCAAGGGCAAGACGGGCGCCGTCACCCAGGACGGCTACGCCCACGCCAACAGCTTCGGCGGCAAGGACGTCTTCGTCATGGGCAAGGAGACGGATGACTGGTCCTTCACGGGCAAGGAGATCGTCGGCAGCAACAACGGCGGCGAGTCCTTCAAGCTCGGCAAGGAGCTGGCGGCCGGCACCACGCAGAACCAGGGCAAGGCCAACTCGTCCTTCTTCGACAAGCTCACCAACCTCTTCGGCCAGCTGTCGAAGATCTTCGAGTCCCTGACCAAGTTCACCAAGCAGCTCGAGCAGAACAACCCCTTCGAGCCGAACCGTCCGGCCCAGGGCCGTGGCTGCTGGGTGCAGAACCGCCAGAACCAGCTGCGCACCAACTTCGAGGCGATCGGCCGCATGATGGACAAGTTCGCGTCCATCCAGGACCTCAACCGCAGCGTGAACCAGCAGCGCTTCCGGACGTTCTGA
- a CDS encoding tetratricopeptide repeat protein: MSESQQKPSSSTLAIPAEAGERLVLGEISPAEFLGIPREQLYDIAKRGHEMLKTGKLKDALVIFEGLVAASPYDSVFHCNLASTYAHLGRFDESKAEYTRALELNIGNVDALVGRSELFLREENVPAALKDIQTALKYDPKMERDTTKRASVSLALMQKTLDSASKK, translated from the coding sequence GTGAGTGAATCCCAACAGAAGCCCTCTTCCTCCACGCTCGCCATTCCGGCGGAAGCGGGTGAACGACTCGTCCTGGGTGAGATCTCCCCGGCGGAGTTTCTCGGGATCCCCCGAGAACAGCTGTACGACATCGCCAAGCGCGGCCACGAGATGCTCAAGACGGGCAAGCTCAAGGACGCCCTGGTGATCTTCGAGGGGCTTGTCGCGGCGTCCCCCTACGACAGCGTCTTCCATTGCAACCTGGCGTCGACCTACGCCCACCTGGGCCGGTTCGACGAGTCCAAGGCCGAGTACACGCGGGCGCTCGAGCTCAACATCGGCAACGTGGATGCCCTGGTGGGCCGCAGCGAGCTGTTCCTCCGCGAGGAGAACGTGCCCGCGGCGCTCAAGGACATCCAGACCGCGCTCAAGTACGATCCGAAGATGGAGCGCGACACCACCAAGCGCGCCAGCGTCTCCCTGGCGCTGATGCAGAAGACGCTGGATTCCGCTTCCAAGAAGTAG